Proteins encoded within one genomic window of Leptospira stimsonii:
- the rpoN gene encoding RNA polymerase factor sigma-54: protein MNLSHSLVQKQTQKLVMTQDLRQSIELLPLSTLELSDRISSELVENPMLEEEYASERNRTPDLYSRDDLKRKEKNDFLKNSDITWQDNFSIDRAGSGGTDASDRNQKYIESSPEKSSLSEHLLWQLRLSNLKPDEISIGEILISMLDDHGFISVPIKDLCAEMKLNEKKVRKILGQIHRLDPIGIGAKDVQETLLIQAKILKPDDTKLHTLIADHIKDLEKLDYKTISKKMELSLEAVESLASEIKKLEPYPATLYTPNKPDYVIPDVVVREVDGEFDIYINDEWIPRLKINKEYKNILKNAKDSDKEYITTKLGSAEWLIRSVNQRRQTLFKVTSAIIEMQTEFFRKGIQFIKPLTLKDIAERLDMHESTVSRITSNKYVQTSRGILELKWFFSSGVRSAEGGIESSKKIHDLIRNLVKEEQPENPLSDQEIVEEIQKQGIEIARRTVAKYRKILKILPSSQRKKVKSLESR, encoded by the coding sequence GTGAATCTCAGTCACTCACTAGTTCAAAAACAGACTCAGAAACTGGTGATGACCCAGGACTTAAGACAGTCCATAGAACTCTTGCCCTTATCCACACTCGAACTTTCGGATCGAATCAGTTCCGAACTCGTAGAAAATCCGATGCTCGAGGAAGAATACGCCTCCGAAAGAAATCGAACTCCCGATCTCTACAGCAGGGACGATCTCAAAAGAAAGGAAAAAAACGATTTCCTAAAGAATTCGGACATCACCTGGCAGGATAATTTTTCCATCGATCGCGCTGGTTCCGGCGGAACGGATGCGAGCGATCGAAATCAAAAATACATAGAATCTTCTCCCGAAAAAAGTTCTCTTTCCGAACACCTTCTCTGGCAACTTCGACTTTCCAATTTAAAACCTGACGAGATCTCCATCGGAGAAATTCTCATTTCGATGTTGGATGATCACGGGTTTATTTCCGTTCCCATCAAAGATCTTTGCGCGGAAATGAAACTGAACGAAAAAAAAGTTCGAAAGATTCTCGGGCAGATTCACAGATTGGATCCGATCGGAATCGGAGCCAAGGACGTTCAGGAAACGCTTCTCATCCAAGCAAAGATCCTCAAACCGGACGATACAAAACTTCATACTCTGATCGCCGATCATATCAAGGATTTGGAGAAGCTCGATTACAAAACGATCTCCAAAAAGATGGAACTTTCACTCGAAGCCGTCGAAAGCCTCGCGTCCGAAATCAAAAAACTGGAACCTTACCCGGCCACGTTGTACACTCCGAACAAACCCGACTACGTAATTCCGGACGTTGTAGTTCGCGAAGTCGACGGAGAATTCGATATCTACATCAACGACGAGTGGATTCCCAGGCTCAAGATCAATAAAGAATATAAGAATATTCTAAAAAACGCAAAGGATTCCGATAAAGAATACATCACGACGAAACTCGGCTCCGCGGAATGGCTGATCCGATCGGTCAACCAGAGAAGACAAACCTTATTTAAAGTCACTTCCGCCATCATAGAAATGCAGACCGAATTCTTCCGGAAAGGAATTCAGTTTATAAAACCGTTAACGCTTAAGGACATAGCGGAAAGGCTGGACATGCATGAGTCTACCGTTTCTAGAATCACGTCCAACAAATACGTGCAAACCTCGCGAGGAATTTTAGAATTAAAATGGTTTTTCTCCTCCGGAGTTCGTTCGGCGGAAGGCGGAATTGAATCCTCCAAAAAGATTCACGATCTCATTCGAAATCTTGTTAAAGAAGAACAACCTGAAAATCCTTTGTCTGATCAGGAAATCGTGGAAGAGATTCAAAAACAAGGGATCGAAATCGCAAGAAGAACGGTTGCCAAATACAGAAAGATTCTCAAAATTCTTCCCTCAAGTCAGAGAAAAAAAGTCAAGTCCTTGGAGTCCAGATAA